A region of Ictidomys tridecemlineatus isolate mIctTri1 chromosome 4, mIctTri1.hap1, whole genome shotgun sequence DNA encodes the following proteins:
- the LOC106145443 gene encoding olfactory receptor 4C15 isoform X1 yields the protein MQNQSFITEFVFLGLSQNPTVQKIIFIVFLLVYIATIGGNMVIVVTILYSPALLGSPMYFFLAFLSFLDACFSSAFAPKMIVDLLYERKTISYKGCMIQLFAEHFFGGAEVIVLTSMAYDRYVAICKPLHYSSIMNWRLCGILVGVAWTGGFLHSIIQILFTFQLPFCGPNVIDHFLCDLYPLLELACTDTHIFGLFVVANSGFICIIIFTMLLVSYGVILFSLRTHNAEGRRKALSTCGSHIAVVVLFFVPCIFTYARPPSAFSFDKMVAIFYTMLSPLLNPLIYTFRNMEMKNAMRKVWKRLVVVSDEK from the coding sequence ATGCAGAATCAAAGTTTCATAACTGAGTTTGTCTTTCTGGGACTTTCACAGAATCCTACTGTCCagaaaataatattcattgtGTTTTTGTTGGTCTACATTGCAACTATTGGGGGCAACATGGTGATTGTAGTGACCATCCTCTATAGCCCTGCACTGCTGGGctcccccatgtacttcttcttAGCATTCCTGTCCTTCCTGGATGCCTGCTTCTCCTCTGCCTTTGCCCCAAAGATGATTGTGGATTTGCTCTATGAGAGGAAAACCATCTCTTATAAAGGATGCATGATTCAACTTTTTGCTGAACACTTCTTTGGTGGTGCAGAGGTGATTGTCCTCACGtccatggcctatgaccgctatgtggccatttgcAAGCCTCTGCACTACTCTTCCATCATGAACTGGAGGCTCTGTGGCATTTTGGTGGGTGTGGCCTGGACAGGGGGCTTCTTGCATTCTATTATACAGATTCTCTTTACTTTCCAGCTGCCCTTTTGTGGGCCCAATGTCATCGATCATTTCTTATGTGACTTGTACCCATTACTGGAGCTGGCCTGCACTGACACTCACATCTTTGGACTTTTTGTGGTTGCTAACAGTGGGTTTATCTGTATTATAATATTCACCATGTTGCTTGTCTCCTATGGTGTTATCTTGTTCTCCCTGAGAACACACAATGCTGAAGGGCGAAGGAAGGCTCTGTCCACCTGTGGATCTCACATTGCTGTTGTAGTTTTGTTCTTTGTCCCATGCATATTTACATATGCAAGACCTCCTTCTGCCTTCTCCTTTGACAAAATGGTGGCCATATTTTACACCATGCTAAGCCCCTTGCTCAATCCTTTGATTTATACTTTTAGaaatatggaaatgaaaaatgcCATGAGGAAAGTATGGAAGAGATTGGTGGTGGtttctgatgaaaaataa
- the LOC106145443 gene encoding olfactory receptor 4C15 isoform X2, with product MLLNNFITEFVFLGLSQNPTVQKIIFIVFLLVYIATIGGNMVIVVTILYSPALLGSPMYFFLAFLSFLDACFSSAFAPKMIVDLLYERKTISYKGCMIQLFAEHFFGGAEVIVLTSMAYDRYVAICKPLHYSSIMNWRLCGILVGVAWTGGFLHSIIQILFTFQLPFCGPNVIDHFLCDLYPLLELACTDTHIFGLFVVANSGFICIIIFTMLLVSYGVILFSLRTHNAEGRRKALSTCGSHIAVVVLFFVPCIFTYARPPSAFSFDKMVAIFYTMLSPLLNPLIYTFRNMEMKNAMRKVWKRLVVVSDEK from the exons ATGCTTCTGAACAA TTTCATAACTGAGTTTGTCTTTCTGGGACTTTCACAGAATCCTACTGTCCagaaaataatattcattgtGTTTTTGTTGGTCTACATTGCAACTATTGGGGGCAACATGGTGATTGTAGTGACCATCCTCTATAGCCCTGCACTGCTGGGctcccccatgtacttcttcttAGCATTCCTGTCCTTCCTGGATGCCTGCTTCTCCTCTGCCTTTGCCCCAAAGATGATTGTGGATTTGCTCTATGAGAGGAAAACCATCTCTTATAAAGGATGCATGATTCAACTTTTTGCTGAACACTTCTTTGGTGGTGCAGAGGTGATTGTCCTCACGtccatggcctatgaccgctatgtggccatttgcAAGCCTCTGCACTACTCTTCCATCATGAACTGGAGGCTCTGTGGCATTTTGGTGGGTGTGGCCTGGACAGGGGGCTTCTTGCATTCTATTATACAGATTCTCTTTACTTTCCAGCTGCCCTTTTGTGGGCCCAATGTCATCGATCATTTCTTATGTGACTTGTACCCATTACTGGAGCTGGCCTGCACTGACACTCACATCTTTGGACTTTTTGTGGTTGCTAACAGTGGGTTTATCTGTATTATAATATTCACCATGTTGCTTGTCTCCTATGGTGTTATCTTGTTCTCCCTGAGAACACACAATGCTGAAGGGCGAAGGAAGGCTCTGTCCACCTGTGGATCTCACATTGCTGTTGTAGTTTTGTTCTTTGTCCCATGCATATTTACATATGCAAGACCTCCTTCTGCCTTCTCCTTTGACAAAATGGTGGCCATATTTTACACCATGCTAAGCCCCTTGCTCAATCCTTTGATTTATACTTTTAGaaatatggaaatgaaaaatgcCATGAGGAAAGTATGGAAGAGATTGGTGGTGGtttctgatgaaaaataa